AGGCAAGCGAGCGGAGTGCCGCAGGGTCGATTCCCGGAAGGCCGCCCTCGATGGACGCCATGTCCGCGAGCGAGAGTAGGGCCGCATGCCAGAAGGCGTTGATCTCGACGGGCTTGCCCATGCGCGGCGTCACGACTCGATCACCGATCTTCGCGTCCATCCATGTGAGTTGGGAGCCTGGCTCCTCGGCGCGAATGAGGCTGTCGGCGGGGTCCATGCCGATCCCATGCCGCGTGCCTTTCGTGAACGCGTTGATGATGCGCTGCATGGTCGGCGCGAGCTCGCGCACGAGGTGGTCATCGCTCGTGGCGTGCCAGGTCATGTGCGTCGCAAGGATGAAGAGCAGCGGAGCATCCACGGAATTGTCGAGCGGCTCCTCACCGGGGGAGGGGAAGCGGTTCGGAAGGAGACCATCGCGTTCGAACGGAGCGAGGCTGCGCAGCACGCTCCTTGCTTCGTCGAAGCGCCGCGTGGCAAGCAGCAAGCCCGGTAGCGAGAGGAGCGTGTCGCGTCCCCAGTCGGCGAACCATGGATAGCCCGCGATGATCGAGTGGCCCGCAACGGCGGGGCCGTTGGGCACCGGGATCTTCCGCTCGACCACGAACTGGCTGCCCGCGAGCACGAGGTGCTGAATGGCCGGTGGCGCCGTGGAGGCTTCAGCCTGCAGCAGCAGTGCGTCGGTGCGTGATCGTTCCCCTTCAAGCAGTTGATCCGCTGGAGTCGAGGGCTGTTCCTGCGTCGACGCCGTCATCACCGTCGACTCGCCCGGCGCGAGCACCACTTCGAGTGTGGCGGCATGGAAGTGATTGTCGAGGAAGTCGTAGCCCAGCGAGGCTTCGACCGGCAGCTCGAAGTCGTGCCACCAGAGCGAACCCGGCGTCGGTACGGCGCCATCACCCTGGATGAAGAGCTCATTGCCCGGCGCGTGCGGTGCGTGCGGCGGCCACGAGACGCGCACACCGCGATCGCTCTGTTCGATGACCGGCCGCGGCGCTCCCTGCGGCGTGAGCTGGTTGTGCGGTCGGTGGCAGACGAGCGCTCCGCATCGAAGTCGGACTTCGCTGGTGCCCTGCACAAGGCGCCAATGCACGCAGGTCGTGTTCTCACCCTGCTTCATGAAGAGACGCTGTTCGATGATCGCGTCACGGAGGCACCAGGTCCATGTGGGAATCAGGTGCTCCAAGTGGAAGCGGATCAGTCGGGGCAATCCGGGAGCCTTGATGCATCCTCCCTTGAAGCGATTGTTCCCGAGGTCCCAGGTCTCGCCGCGATAGATCACCTGCGGATCAAGTTTCGCCAGCATCATCGTGCGGCCAGCGGGCGGGTCGGTCGCGGCGATGAGCAGACCGTGCCAGCGCCGAGTGAGAATGCCCGAGACAGTGCCGCATGCGTAGCCCCCGAGGCCGTTGGTGATGAGCCACTCGAGCGACGAGGCGCGCTCGGCGTTTCCAGTCGTGTCCCGGCCGAAGTCGACGAGTCCAAGGGTGTATCCGTAGCGCCTCATGGGGTTTCCTGGGAGTGTTCGAGCGAAGGACTACACGATCTCCTGCTGTGGCGAGTCGCGAAAGTGGTGGAGGTCTGACGAGTTGGCTTCGAGCATGACCGCGGCCCCGGTCGGAGGCGAGCGTTCCAACGCGGGCAGGAGCACGCGCATCACCTCACCGCCGCGAAGTCTCACCGTCACGAGGCTCTGATCGCCAGTGGAGGCGTGCGCCATGATGACGCCTTCGGCACGCCACGCTTGAGGGCGCGAAGTCGGGGGTGCTGCGCTGGCGGTGGATGCGGAGTCGCGTGAGTCACCGGTGCCCGCCCGAAGCCGCAGGTGCTCCGGTCGGATGCCGAGATGCGTGCAGCCATCGGTGGCCGTGTCGGGCAGTGGGAGCAGGTTCATCGGGAGCGCTCCAAGCAGGACGGCGCTGCGACGCGATGCGGGCTTGGCCCAGATGCGCTCGGGCGGACCATCATCGACGAGGCGTCCGCGGTGAAGCACGCTCACGCGTGTGCCGAGAGCCAGAGCCTCGAGTCCATTGTGCGTGGCGTGGACGCACGCGCAACGGAAGTCATCGCAGAGAGTGCGCACTTCGTCGCGCAGATCTGCCTGAAGCACCGGATCAAGCGAGGCGAATGGTTCATCGAGGAGCAGCAGGGCGGGGCGGATGATGAGCGCCCGCGCCAGAGCGGCCCGACGGCGTTCGCCGCCCGAGAGTTCGGACGCCCGCGATGAACCGAGCGCGCCAAGTCTCATGCGTTCGAGCATGGCATCGGCGTGCCGTCGCGCGTCCCGGCGCTCGGCGCCTCGAATCCTCAGCGGGTGGGCGATGTTCTCCGCCACGGTCAGGTGCTCATGCAGCGGTGCTTCCTGAAGCACCATGCCGACTCCGCGCTCCGGAGGTTCAAGCGCCGTCGCCTCGCGCCCATCGATCATCACGCGGCCGCGATCGGGCGCGTCAAGACCCGCGAGGATCTTGAGCATGGTGGACTTTCCGCTCCCGCTCACGCCCATGAGCGCCACGCGCTCACCGCGCTCGATCGACCATGTCACTTCATCAACGGCGGGCTGGCGCCGATGGGGGAAGCACCGGGTGACGGACTCCAGCGCGAACACCATGCGTTACTGCTCTTTGGAGCCGGCGGCCACGCCGCCTCGCTCGCGTTCCGATCGCCGCCGTTGGAGTTCTGCATCGATGAAGCCCTCGATGTTGCCGTCGAGCACCCACTGGACATTGCTCGACTCATGTCCGTTGCGATGATCCTTCACTCGGCTGTCATAGAAGACATAGCTGCGGATCTGGTTGCCCCAGTCGCGCGCCACCTTGCCGCCGGTGGCGGCCGCGATCTCCGCGTTTCGTCGCTCCTCTTCGAGCTGCTCGAGCTTCGCGCGGAGCACGGCCATGGCTTGCTTGCGATTCTGCGGCTGATCGCGATAGGTGCTCGCAACCACCTGAATGCCGGTGGGAATGTGGGTAACGCGAATCGCCGTCGCGACCTTGTTCACATTCTGGCCGCCTGGCCCGCTTGCTCGCACGAACGGCACGATCTCCAAGTCCTTCGCAGGGATCTCGAGATCCTCCTCCTCGAACTCGGGGGTGACATCAACCGTGGCGAAGCTCGTCTGGCGCTTGCCTTCAGCATTGAATGGGCTCACTCGCGCGAGCCGATGCGGACCGCGCTCGCAGTTCATGTAGCCGAAGGCGAACGGACCGGCGATGCGATAGGTGACGGCGTTCACGCCCGCCTCTGCGCCGAGCGTCTTGTGAAGCTCCTCGGCCTTCCAGCCCATGCGCTGCCAGTAGTAGAGGTACATGCGCTCCAGCATGCCCGCCCAATCTTCCGCCTCTGTGCCGCCGGCCCCGGCTTGGATCGAGACGAAGCAATTGCGATGGTCGTGCTTGCCCGCGAGCAGACTCTGCTGCTCCACGCGCTCCATGTCACTCTGCAATCTGAAGAGTGCTTCGTCAGCCTCCGTCAGCAGATCCGAGTCCCCGGATTCACGGGCCATGTCGTAGGCAACGCGTGCATCCTCGAATCCCTTGATGAGGGCTTCGAGCGGCTCGATCTGTGCACGGACAATCTTGAGATCGTCGATCGTCTTCTGTGCGGCCTTCGGATTGTTCCAGAAGTCGCCGGCGCCCATGCGATCCTGAAGCGCCGCGCGTTCGGTCAGCTTGCCGTCGTAGTTAAAGCGAGTCGCGGATGGCTGTGATCCGCGCCTCCAGGTCGTCGATGACCGGTTGGTGTGCGTCGAAGTGCATGCCACGAGTGTACGAGGTTGCTTCGCCGCACGCGTGTGCATGGTCGGTATCGGCGGCGCGACAGGTCGCCGCCATGCCGGGCGTGGAGTGGTCGGCATCGGTGGCCCTCTTCGCCTCAGACACTCGGGCGGCGGGGCGGCTCTCGGAGTTGTCGCCCTACCGCCCTCAACTCGGCGAGAGAGGGCCACCGATGCCGACCCTGGTGGGACGATGAGCAATGAGGAGTTGAGGCGAGGGATGGAGGTGTTGGATGTACGCTTGAAGGTTCCATGGTCACCAAGCAGGAGCAGCGCATCTTCGGCATGTCCTTCGCCAAGCTCTATCCGCTCTATGTGCAGAAGGCGGAGCGAAAGGGGCGAGCCCGAGGCGAAGTGGACCAGGTCATTTGCTGGCTCACGGGGTACAACGAGAAGCAGCTCGAGAAGCAGATCACGAGTGATGTAACCATCGCGGAGTTCTTTGCTGAGGCGCCGGAAATCAACCCTTGCAGCGCATCGATCACGGGGGTCGTGTGCGGGGTACGGGTTGAAGAGGTGAAGGACCCGCTGATGCGGAAGATTCGCCTTCTCGACAAACTCATCGATGAGCTCGCGCGAGGAAAGGCCATGAGAAGCATTCTCCGCGCATCTCCGGACTGACTGATCGCATCGGCTTCAGTGGCCCTCTCTCGCCGAGTTGAGAAGGGCTCGCGGCGATTCCGAGAGCCGCGTGCCCTTCGAGTGTCTGAGGCGAAGAGGGCCACTGATGCCGATGCCTCGACGCCTCGCATGCATGCGAACGGGGCCACTGATGCCGATGCCTCGGCGCCTCGCATGCATGCGAACGGGGCCACTCAAACCCTTCCACCCGGTATCTTGAGCGGCGCATGCAGATCTCTTCGCGTATCGCCCAGATGAAGGAGTCGGCCACGCTTGCCACGGGCGCGAAGGCCGCTGCGATGAAGGCGCGGGGGATCGATGTGGTGAACCTCTCCGTGGGCGAACCCGATTTCGTGACACCCGAGAGCATTCGCGAGGCGGCGAAGAAGGCGCTCGATCAGGGGCGGACGAAGTACGCGCCGACTCCGGGTGACATGGCAGTGCGCGAAGTTCTCGCGGGAAAGTTCGCGCGCGAGAACGGCATCGCATGCAAGCCCGAACATGTGACCGTCTGCGCCGGCGCGAAGCACGCCGTGTACATGATTCTCCAGACGCTGGTCGAGGCTGGCGCGGGTGATGAGATCATCCTGCCCACACCTGCGTGGGTCAGCTACCGGCCCATTGCTGAACTGGCCGGCGCCCGCTGCGTGGAAGTTCCGCGCTCAGTCGAGTCAGGATTCCGACTCGACCCAGCCGCGATCGAGCGAGCCATCACGCCGCGATCAGTGGGGCTCATTCTCAATTCGCCCTCGAATCCCTGTGGCACGGTGCTGCCTCCGGCCGACCTGCGGGCGCTGGTCGAGGTGCTCTCGCGGCACCCGCGCGTCACGCTCATCTCCGATGAGATCTACGAGAAGCTCATCTATCCCGAAGTGTCTCCCGGCATCTCGCATTGGTCGCCCGGCTCCGATCCGCGCATTGCCGAGCGCACCATCACGGTGAACGGCATGAGCAAGGCCTATGCCATGACCGGCTGGCGCCTGGGCTGCATCGTGGCGCCGGGCGATGGTGGATGCTTCATGAAGGAGCTCATCAAGCTCCAGGGCCAGATGACAAACTCCGTTCCGGCATCATTCATGGCGGCGATCATCGAGGCGGTGACGAATGGTGGCGAAGGCGTCGAACGAATGCGGCGTTCCTTTGCAGCGCGGGCGAAGCGGATGCACGAGGGCCTCTCACGAATCGAGCGGCTGCGGACGGTGGCGCCGGACGGCGCGTTCTACGCGTTCCCCGACATCGCCCGTTGCATCGGCATGACTTCTCGCGGCGGGCGCCGGATCGATTCGGCGCAGGCGTTCGCAGACGCGGTGCTTGAAGAGGCCCATGTTGCGGTCGTGGCGGGAGAGGACTTCGGCGAGTGCGCCCGAACGCATGTGCGACTCAGCTTCGCGTGCAGTGAGAGTGACATCGATCGCGGGTGTGAGCGTCTTGCCGAGTTCGTCGGCACGCTGCGGTGATGTCGAGCCCCGCGCCACGACTGGGAACCGGGTCGCTGCAGAGGTATTCTTTCGCCGGATCGGCACGGTGGCGACCAATGTCCCCGAGATCGTCGCCATCGTCTCGTTCATCGCGTGCGTCGGGAGGATCATGAGCGGCCTCGACCTCGAGCATCTCACCCGGCAGCCCAGACCGATCACGATCCTGACCGGCGCGGGGATTTCAGCCGAGAGCGGCCTCGCCACCTTTCGAGGCGCCGACGGACTCTGGGAGGGTCATCGCGTCGAGGATGTGGCCACGCCCGAGGCGTACGCGCGAGATCCGCGACTGGTACACACCTTCTACAACCAGCGACGGGCGCGCCTCGGCGACCCCTCGATTCAGCCCAACGCGGCGCATCGGGCACTGGGCGAGCTCGCGCGCGACTGGCCCGCGCCAGTCCACCTCATCACGCAGAATGTCGACAACCTCCACGAGCGCGGTGGCTCACCCGAGGTCATTCACATGCACGGCGAACTCACAAAGGTTCGCAACGATCGGACCGGCGAGGTCTTCGAGTGGACGGGAGAGTGCTGGCCGGAGACACCCTGTCCGCGGAGCGGAGCGATCGGTGTGCTCCGACCTCACATCGTCTGGTTCGGCGAGGCGATCATGGAACACGAGCGCATTGCTGCGGCGCTCGCCGATCCCGCGCTCTTCCTCTGCATCGGCACGGCAGGCGCCGTCTGGCCCGCCGCTGGATTCGTGCAGGAAGCCAAGGCGCGCGGCACGCTCTGCGTGGAGTTCAATCTCACGCGAACGCAGATCAGCGTCCACTTCGATCGCTCAATCACGGGGCCTGCGAGCGAGACCGTTCCGGCGTTCATCAGGACCTTGATGACGCATACCTGACGCCGCGATCTGGCGGTGCCTGCGAGCGTGGGGTGATGTGAAGCGCACGCGGCCGCGCGTCAGGTCATGCCAACCGTGACGGGCTGCGGCCTGACCTCGTAGTTCGGCTGGAGCGCGATCTGGAGCGGTACGCGCTTGCCCGTCGGATCACGGGGAATCTGATCGTTGTCGATGATCCGCTGGATCGCCATGATGCCCTCGATGAGCATCTCCGGTCGCGGCGGGCATCCCGGCACATAGACATCCACCGGAATGAACTGATCGACGCCCTGCACGACGGCGTAGGTATCAAACACTCCGCCGGTCGATGCACACGCGCCCATCGAGATGACCCACTTGGGCT
This is a stretch of genomic DNA from Phycisphaeraceae bacterium. It encodes these proteins:
- a CDS encoding glycogen debranching enzyme family protein, with amino-acid sequence MRRYGYTLGLVDFGRDTTGNAERASSLEWLITNGLGGYACGTVSGILTRRWHGLLIAATDPPAGRTMMLAKLDPQVIYRGETWDLGNNRFKGGCIKAPGLPRLIRFHLEHLIPTWTWCLRDAIIEQRLFMKQGENTTCVHWRLVQGTSEVRLRCGALVCHRPHNQLTPQGAPRPVIEQSDRGVRVSWPPHAPHAPGNELFIQGDGAVPTPGSLWWHDFELPVEASLGYDFLDNHFHAATLEVVLAPGESTVMTASTQEQPSTPADQLLEGERSRTDALLLQAEASTAPPAIQHLVLAGSQFVVERKIPVPNGPAVAGHSIIAGYPWFADWGRDTLLSLPGLLLATRRFDEARSVLRSLAPFERDGLLPNRFPSPGEEPLDNSVDAPLLFILATHMTWHATSDDHLVRELAPTMQRIINAFTKGTRHGIGMDPADSLIRAEEPGSQLTWMDAKIGDRVVTPRMGKPVEINAFWHAALLSLADMASIEGGLPGIDPAALRSLASRVKESFARYWSPSWGCCLDVLDGPQGNEALVRPNQLFAISLGRDLLPPLQSKSVVEQALLQLWTPVGVRTLAPGSPGYEPFYGGTVERRDQAYHNGTVWPWLFGPLMRAHEQVHHDHDAIADFMHPFVSHLREACVGQVSEVFDADPPHRPGGCFAQAWSVGQLLSTWRVCG
- a CDS encoding ABC transporter ATP-binding protein, with the translated sequence MVFALESVTRCFPHRRQPAVDEVTWSIERGERVALMGVSGSGKSTMLKILAGLDAPDRGRVMIDGREATALEPPERGVGMVLQEAPLHEHLTVAENIAHPLRIRGAERRDARRHADAMLERMRLGALGSSRASELSGGERRRAALARALIIRPALLLLDEPFASLDPVLQADLRDEVRTLCDDFRCACVHATHNGLEALALGTRVSVLHRGRLVDDGPPERIWAKPASRRSAVLLGALPMNLLPLPDTATDGCTHLGIRPEHLRLRAGTGDSRDSASTASAAPPTSRPQAWRAEGVIMAHASTGDQSLVTVRLRGGEVMRVLLPALERSPPTGAAVMLEANSSDLHHFRDSPQQEIV
- the prfB gene encoding peptide chain release factor 2, giving the protein MHTRAAKQPRTLVACTSTHTNRSSTTWRRGSQPSATRFNYDGKLTERAALQDRMGAGDFWNNPKAAQKTIDDLKIVRAQIEPLEALIKGFEDARVAYDMARESGDSDLLTEADEALFRLQSDMERVEQQSLLAGKHDHRNCFVSIQAGAGGTEAEDWAGMLERMYLYYWQRMGWKAEELHKTLGAEAGVNAVTYRIAGPFAFGYMNCERGPHRLARVSPFNAEGKRQTSFATVDVTPEFEEEDLEIPAKDLEIVPFVRASGPGGQNVNKVATAIRVTHIPTGIQVVASTYRDQPQNRKQAMAVLRAKLEQLEEERRNAEIAAATGGKVARDWGNQIRSYVFYDSRVKDHRNGHESSNVQWVLDGNIEGFIDAELQRRRSERERGGVAAGSKEQ
- a CDS encoding DUF2200 domain-containing protein, which codes for MVTKQEQRIFGMSFAKLYPLYVQKAERKGRARGEVDQVICWLTGYNEKQLEKQITSDVTIAEFFAEAPEINPCSASITGVVCGVRVEEVKDPLMRKIRLLDKLIDELARGKAMRSILRASPD
- a CDS encoding pyridoxal phosphate-dependent aminotransferase, which translates into the protein MQISSRIAQMKESATLATGAKAAAMKARGIDVVNLSVGEPDFVTPESIREAAKKALDQGRTKYAPTPGDMAVREVLAGKFARENGIACKPEHVTVCAGAKHAVYMILQTLVEAGAGDEIILPTPAWVSYRPIAELAGARCVEVPRSVESGFRLDPAAIERAITPRSVGLILNSPSNPCGTVLPPADLRALVEVLSRHPRVTLISDEIYEKLIYPEVSPGISHWSPGSDPRIAERTITVNGMSKAYAMTGWRLGCIVAPGDGGCFMKELIKLQGQMTNSVPASFMAAIIEAVTNGGEGVERMRRSFAARAKRMHEGLSRIERLRTVAPDGAFYAFPDIARCIGMTSRGGRRIDSAQAFADAVLEEAHVAVVAGEDFGECARTHVRLSFACSESDIDRGCERLAEFVGTLR
- a CDS encoding NAD-dependent deacylase, whose amino-acid sequence is MATNVPEIVAIVSFIACVGRIMSGLDLEHLTRQPRPITILTGAGISAESGLATFRGADGLWEGHRVEDVATPEAYARDPRLVHTFYNQRRARLGDPSIQPNAAHRALGELARDWPAPVHLITQNVDNLHERGGSPEVIHMHGELTKVRNDRTGEVFEWTGECWPETPCPRSGAIGVLRPHIVWFGEAIMEHERIAAALADPALFLCIGTAGAVWPAAGFVQEAKARGTLCVEFNLTRTQISVHFDRSITGPASETVPAFIRTLMTHT
- a CDS encoding NADH-quinone oxidoreductase subunit B; the protein is MGIEAAFPVDSILTTQFQRLVNWSRRSSVWPMPFATACCGIELMATACSRFDLARFGAEVMRFSPRQADLMIVAGRVSVKMLPVLQRIYMQMTEPKWVISMGACASTGGVFDTYAVVQGVDQFIPVDVYVPGCPPRPEMLIEGIMAIQRIIDNDQIPRDPTGKRVPLQIALQPNYEVRPQPVTVGMT